A region from the Pseudomonas sp. Teo4 genome encodes:
- a CDS encoding sigma-54 dependent transcriptional regulator — protein sequence MLNSVIVVDDEASIRTAVEQWLSLSGFTVQLFARAEDCLAQLPQHFPGVVISDVRMPGMDGLQLLERLRTLDPDLPVILLTGHGDVPMAVEAMRNGAYDFLEKPFTPQHLLGSLKRALEKRQLVLENRHLHQQADLKSRLETTLLGMSQGLQHLRRQVLDLASLPVNVLIRGETGSGKERVARCLHDFGPRADKPFVALNCAAIPESLFEAELFGHESGAFTGAQGKRIGKLEYANGGTVFLDEIESMPLAQQAKLLRVIQEQKLERLGANKSIDVDLRIIAATKPDLLEEARAGRFREDLAYRLNVAELHLAPLRERREDIALLFEHFARVAADKLGRTAPALSGAQLAQLLLHDWPGNVRELANAAERHALGLGSANIEAASAGQSLGEQMEAFEAQCLRAALRQHKGEIKAVMETLQLPRRTLNEKMQRHGLAREDFLQ from the coding sequence ATGTTGAATTCAGTGATCGTCGTCGATGATGAAGCCAGTATCCGCACGGCGGTCGAACAATGGCTCAGCCTGTCCGGTTTCACCGTGCAGCTGTTCGCCCGCGCCGAAGACTGCCTGGCGCAATTGCCGCAGCATTTTCCCGGTGTGGTCATCAGCGACGTGCGCATGCCAGGCATGGATGGCCTGCAATTGCTCGAGCGCCTGCGCACGCTAGACCCCGATCTACCGGTAATTCTCCTGACCGGCCACGGCGACGTGCCCATGGCCGTGGAGGCAATGCGCAATGGTGCCTACGATTTTCTGGAGAAACCCTTCACGCCGCAGCACTTGCTGGGCAGCCTCAAGCGAGCGCTGGAAAAGCGCCAGCTGGTGCTGGAGAACCGCCACCTGCACCAACAGGCAGACCTCAAGTCGCGCCTCGAAACCACATTGCTAGGTATGTCACAAGGCCTGCAGCACCTGCGCCGCCAGGTACTCGACCTGGCGAGCCTGCCGGTCAATGTGCTGATTCGCGGTGAAACCGGCAGTGGCAAGGAGCGCGTGGCGCGCTGCCTGCACGACTTCGGCCCGCGTGCGGACAAACCTTTCGTCGCGCTCAACTGCGCAGCAATTCCCGAATCATTGTTCGAGGCGGAACTGTTTGGCCATGAGAGCGGCGCCTTCACCGGGGCACAGGGCAAGCGCATCGGCAAACTGGAATACGCCAACGGCGGCACGGTGTTCCTCGACGAGATCGAAAGCATGCCCCTGGCCCAGCAGGCCAAGCTGCTGCGTGTGATTCAAGAGCAGAAACTTGAACGCCTGGGAGCGAACAAGAGTATCGATGTCGACCTGCGCATCATCGCCGCGACCAAACCCGACCTGCTTGAAGAAGCCCGGGCCGGGCGCTTTCGCGAAGACCTCGCTTATCGCCTGAACGTGGCCGAATTACATCTGGCGCCTCTGCGCGAGCGACGTGAGGACATTGCCCTGCTGTTCGAGCACTTCGCCCGCGTGGCCGCCGACAAACTGGGGCGCACCGCACCGGCGCTGTCGGGGGCCCAGCTGGCGCAGCTGCTGTTACATGACTGGCCGGGCAACGTGCGTGAACTGGCTAACGCAGCGGAACGGCATGCCTTGGGGCTGGGCTCGGCGAACATCGAAGCAGCCTCTGCCGGGCAGTCGCTGGGCGAACAGATGGAGGCCTTCGAGGCGCAATGTCTGCGCGCGGCGTTGCGCCAGCACAAGGGCGAGATCAAGGCCGTGATGGAAACCTTGCAGCTGCCACGGCGAACGCTGAACGAAAAGATGCAGCGCCATGGGTTGGCGCGTGAGGATTTTCTTCAGTAG
- a CDS encoding Fic family protein has translation MSTPHWIWQQSDWPHFRWQGDQLTQLLRDCVETQGLLLGRIGAVDGVIERQDILDNLLQNIVTSSAIEGEQLNVGSVRSSLARRLGIHEQGPTNARSEGLAQLMLDATQGYDEPLTLERLFTWHHWLFPVAENTLTKAILVGQWRDEAPMQVISGRIDKPTVHFEAPPRVGLEDQIASFLDWFANSRNTHDLDPLLRAGIAHFWFVTLHPFEDGNGRLTRALTDLALAQGERQAIRFYAMSASILEDRAGYYQILENSQKGDLDITRWLAWFLQTLLSSLEQALARIDRVLLKARFWHAHRADGLLPEQIKVLNRLLDGGVRGFENGINATQYQAVAKVSKATATRHLTDLLDKACLTRLPGGGRSTRYQINTQDISNA, from the coding sequence ATGAGTACTCCGCACTGGATCTGGCAGCAGTCAGACTGGCCCCATTTTCGCTGGCAAGGTGACCAACTCACCCAGCTATTGCGCGACTGTGTAGAAACACAAGGTCTCCTGCTGGGCAGGATCGGGGCAGTGGACGGGGTCATTGAGCGGCAGGACATATTGGATAACCTGCTACAGAACATTGTCACCTCGTCGGCAATCGAAGGTGAGCAACTGAACGTAGGCTCCGTTCGCTCGTCACTGGCGCGTCGCTTGGGCATTCATGAGCAAGGTCCGACCAATGCACGAAGTGAAGGGCTCGCTCAGCTTATGTTGGACGCGACTCAAGGATATGACGAACCACTGACTTTGGAGCGCCTTTTTACCTGGCACCACTGGCTGTTTCCCGTGGCCGAAAACACCCTGACAAAGGCCATTCTGGTCGGCCAGTGGCGTGACGAAGCCCCCATGCAGGTCATTTCCGGTCGGATCGACAAACCCACCGTACATTTCGAAGCGCCCCCACGGGTAGGCCTTGAGGATCAGATCGCAAGTTTCCTCGACTGGTTTGCCAACAGTCGGAACACCCACGACCTGGACCCACTGCTGCGCGCAGGCATCGCCCACTTCTGGTTCGTGACATTACACCCGTTCGAGGACGGAAATGGCCGCCTGACCCGAGCATTGACTGACCTGGCGCTTGCCCAAGGCGAACGCCAGGCCATCCGTTTCTACGCGATGTCCGCGAGCATCCTCGAGGACAGGGCGGGCTATTACCAGATACTGGAAAATAGCCAGAAGGGCGACTTGGACATTACCCGGTGGCTTGCATGGTTTCTGCAAACGCTCTTGAGCAGCCTTGAACAGGCGCTTGCCCGTATCGACCGTGTACTGCTCAAGGCCAGATTCTGGCATGCACACCGGGCCGATGGATTGCTGCCCGAACAGATCAAGGTGCTCAATAGGCTGCTTGATGGCGGGGTTCGTGGCTTCGAGAACGGCATCAACGCAACGCAGTACCAAGCTGTTGCCAAGGTTTCCAAAGCCACCGCGACTCGCCACCTGACAGACTTGCTTGACAAGGCGTGCCTGACTCGTCTGCCGGGCGGTGGCCGCAGTACACGCTATCAGATCAACACTCAGGACATCTCCAACGCCTGA
- a CDS encoding heme utilization protein, with amino-acid sequence MKNKLILTLALSVIATGAFAEDGFDRTSAHTFTAVQTQSASYAEDGYDRTGAQRFAEDGFDRTSGQRFAEDGFDRTGGQRFAEDGFDRTGGQRFAEDGFDRTGGQRFAEDGFDRTGGQRFAEDGFDRTNGHRIS; translated from the coding sequence ATGAAAAACAAACTGATCCTCACCCTGGCCCTCTCGGTTATCGCAACTGGCGCTTTCGCCGAAGACGGTTTCGACCGCACCAGCGCGCACACCTTCACAGCAGTACAAACCCAATCGGCCTCGTATGCTGAAGACGGTTACGACCGCACTGGCGCCCAACGCTTCGCCGAAGACGGCTTCGACCGCACCAGTGGCCAACGCTTCGCCGAAGACGGCTTCGACCGCACCGGCGGCCAACGCTTCGCCGAAGATGGCTTCGACCGCACCGGTGGCCAACGCTTCGCCGAAGACGGCTTCGACCGCACCGGCGGCCAACGCTTCGCCGAAGACGGCTTCGACCGCACCGGCGGCCAACGCTTCGCAGAAGATGGCTTCGATCGCACCAACGGCCACCGCATCAGCTGA
- a CDS encoding NAD(P)-dependent oxidoreductase encodes MSKIAIIGATGRAGGQLLEEALRRGHSVVAIARDPSRLQGRAGVTVKALDAKDSAALQAAVAGVDAVLSAAHFSTIEPQAIIEPVKRAGVKRLLVVGGAGSLLLPSGQRVIDSPDFPEEYKAEASAGVRFLEALREETALDWTFLSPSAEFVEGERTGHYTLGKDHLLIGKDGKSWITFADFAIALIDELEKPAHSRQRFTVGY; translated from the coding sequence ATGAGCAAGATCGCAATCATCGGTGCCACCGGCCGCGCTGGCGGCCAGTTGCTGGAAGAGGCCCTGCGCCGTGGTCACAGCGTTGTCGCGATTGCCCGTGACCCTTCGCGCTTGCAAGGGCGTGCAGGTGTCACCGTCAAGGCGCTGGATGCCAAGGACAGTGCTGCCTTGCAGGCGGCTGTTGCAGGCGTGGACGCAGTGCTGAGCGCCGCGCACTTCTCGACCATCGAGCCGCAGGCGATCATCGAGCCGGTCAAACGCGCCGGGGTCAAGCGCCTGCTGGTGGTGGGTGGTGCTGGCAGCCTGCTGCTGCCGTCCGGACAGCGGGTGATCGACAGCCCTGACTTCCCCGAGGAGTACAAGGCCGAGGCTAGCGCAGGGGTGCGATTCCTCGAGGCGTTGCGCGAGGAAACGGCCCTGGACTGGACCTTCCTGTCGCCTTCGGCGGAGTTCGTCGAGGGTGAGCGTACGGGGCATTACACGCTCGGCAAGGATCATCTTTTGATCGGTAAAGACGGCAAGAGCTGGATCACTTTTGCCGACTTCGCCATTGCCCTGATCGACGAGTTGGAAAAACCGGCGCATTCGCGGCAGCGGTTTACCGTCGGGTACTGA
- a CDS encoding MFS transporter, translated as MDNATSLPAGAAIAPAAEKTTASRLKSIFSGSIGNMVEWYDWYVYAAFSLYFAKAFFPAGDSTAQLLNTAAIFAVGFLMRPIGGWLMGLYADRKGRKAALMASVLLMCAGSLVIALTPGYETIGVAAPILLVIARLLQGLSVGGEYGTSATYLSEMASKDRRGFFSSFQYVTLISGQLIALAVLIVLQQTLTTEQLYAWGWRVPFVIGALCAVVALWLRRGMEETASFSKKEKAKESLMRTLLRHPKELMTVVGLTMGGTLAFYTYTTYMQKYLVNTVGMSISDSTTISAATLFLFMCLQPVIGGLSDKIGRRPILIAFGVLGTLFTVPILSTLHTIQTWWGAFFLIMAALIIVSGYTSINAVVKAELFPTEIRALGVGLPYALTVSIFGGTAEYVALWFKSVGMETGFYWYVTGCIACSLLVYATMKDTRKHSRITTD; from the coding sequence ATGGATAACGCCACCTCCCTGCCCGCCGGGGCGGCCATTGCGCCCGCCGCGGAAAAAACCACCGCCAGCCGCCTGAAGTCGATCTTCAGTGGGTCCATCGGCAACATGGTCGAATGGTACGACTGGTACGTCTACGCCGCATTCTCGCTGTACTTCGCCAAAGCCTTCTTCCCCGCTGGCGACTCCACCGCACAACTGCTCAACACCGCCGCGATCTTCGCCGTGGGCTTCCTCATGCGCCCGATCGGTGGCTGGCTGATGGGCCTGTATGCCGACCGCAAAGGCCGCAAGGCCGCACTGATGGCCTCGGTGTTGTTGATGTGCGCCGGCTCGCTGGTCATCGCCCTGACCCCCGGCTACGAAACCATTGGTGTCGCAGCGCCGATCCTGCTGGTGATCGCCCGCCTGCTGCAGGGCCTGTCGGTCGGTGGTGAATACGGCACCTCGGCCACCTACCTCAGCGAGATGGCCAGCAAGGACCGTCGTGGCTTCTTCTCCAGCTTCCAGTATGTGACCCTCATTTCTGGCCAGCTGATTGCCCTGGCGGTGCTGATCGTCCTGCAACAGACCCTCACCACCGAGCAGCTGTACGCCTGGGGCTGGCGCGTGCCGTTCGTGATCGGTGCGCTGTGCGCGGTGGTCGCGCTGTGGCTGCGCCGTGGCATGGAAGAAACCGCCTCTTTCAGCAAAAAGGAAAAGGCCAAGGAAAGCCTGATGCGCACCCTGCTGCGCCACCCCAAGGAGCTGATGACTGTGGTCGGCCTGACCATGGGCGGCACCCTGGCCTTCTACACCTACACCACCTACATGCAGAAGTACCTGGTCAACACCGTGGGCATGAGCATCAGCGACTCGACCACCATCTCGGCGGCCACGCTGTTCCTGTTCATGTGCCTGCAACCGGTGATTGGTGGCCTGTCCGACAAGATCGGCCGTCGCCCGATCCTGATCGCCTTCGGCGTGCTCGGCACCCTGTTCACCGTGCCGATCCTCAGCACCTTGCACACCATCCAGACCTGGTGGGGCGCGTTCTTCCTGATCATGGCAGCCCTGATCATCGTCAGCGGCTACACCTCGATCAATGCGGTGGTCAAAGCCGAATTGTTCCCTACCGAAATCCGTGCCCTGGGTGTCGGCCTGCCCTACGCCCTGACCGTGTCGATCTTCGGCGGCACCGCTGAATACGTGGCCCTGTGGTTCAAGAGCGTGGGTATGGAAACCGGCTTCTACTGGTACGTCACCGGCTGCATCGCTTGCTCGCTGCTGGTGTATGCGACCATGAAGGACACCCGCAAGCATTCGCGGATCACCACTGACTGA
- a CDS encoding 5-guanidino-2-oxopentanoate decarboxylase yields MATCGEVLVKLLEGYGVDHVFGIPGVHTVELYRGLAGSSIRHVTPRHEQGAGFMADGYARTRGKPGVCFIITGPGMTNITTAMGQAYADSIPMLVISSVQSRDQLGGGRGKLHELPNQAALVGGVAAFSHTLMSADDLPQVLARAFAVFDGGRPRPVHIEIPLDVLVEPADHLLPARVVRSQRAGAAPQAVAAMAERLANARRPLILAGGGALAAGAALARLAEHLQAPVALTINAKGLLPSSHPLQIGSTQSLVATRALVAEADVVLAIGTELAETDYDVTFKGGFEIPGSLLRIDIDPDQTVRNYLPELALVADADLAAQALLSALQAQPQPARDNDWGAARVMRLRQRLSTDWDQPTLSQTRLLRSILERLPNAILVGDSTQPVYTGNLTLDMDQPRRWFNASTGYGTLGYALPAAMGAWLGSAEAVAERAPAVCLIGDGGLQFTLPELASAVEAQVPLIVLLWNNQGYEEIKKYMVNRAIEPVGVDIHTPDFIGVARALGAAAEHVADVAQLQAALGQAVERKGPTLIQVDQNQWQAVVCG; encoded by the coding sequence ATGGCAACCTGCGGCGAAGTATTGGTCAAACTCCTTGAAGGCTATGGTGTGGACCATGTCTTCGGCATTCCCGGTGTGCATACCGTGGAGCTTTACCGAGGCCTGGCGGGTTCCAGCATCCGTCACGTCACCCCGCGTCACGAGCAAGGCGCTGGCTTCATGGCTGATGGCTATGCCCGCACCCGTGGCAAGCCAGGGGTTTGTTTCATCATTACTGGCCCGGGCATGACCAACATCACCACCGCCATGGGCCAAGCCTATGCGGACTCGATCCCGATGCTGGTGATTTCCAGCGTGCAATCGCGTGATCAACTGGGTGGCGGTCGCGGCAAACTGCACGAGTTGCCCAACCAGGCGGCGCTGGTGGGTGGCGTGGCGGCCTTCTCGCACACGCTGATGAGCGCCGATGACCTGCCGCAGGTACTGGCCCGTGCGTTTGCCGTGTTCGACGGCGGCCGTCCGCGTCCGGTGCATATCGAGATTCCCCTGGATGTGCTGGTCGAGCCGGCTGACCACCTGCTGCCAGCGCGCGTGGTGCGCAGCCAGCGGGCGGGCGCCGCTCCGCAGGCGGTGGCGGCGATGGCCGAACGCCTGGCCAATGCCCGTCGTCCGCTGATTCTGGCAGGTGGTGGCGCATTGGCTGCGGGTGCAGCCCTGGCGCGTCTGGCTGAACATCTGCAGGCTCCGGTGGCGCTGACCATCAATGCCAAGGGCCTGTTGCCGTCCTCTCACCCGCTGCAGATCGGTTCGACCCAGTCGCTGGTGGCCACCCGCGCTCTGGTGGCAGAGGCCGATGTGGTGCTGGCCATTGGCACCGAGTTGGCCGAGACCGACTACGACGTGACCTTCAAAGGCGGCTTCGAGATCCCGGGCAGCTTGCTGCGCATCGATATCGACCCCGACCAGACCGTACGCAACTACTTGCCGGAGTTGGCGCTGGTGGCCGATGCCGATCTGGCGGCCCAAGCCTTGCTCAGCGCCTTGCAAGCACAACCGCAACCGGCTCGTGACAACGATTGGGGCGCCGCGCGGGTGATGCGCCTGCGTCAGCGGTTGTCGACGGACTGGGACCAACCGACTCTGAGCCAGACCCGGCTGCTGCGCAGCATCCTCGAACGTCTGCCCAACGCCATCCTGGTGGGTGATTCGACCCAGCCCGTGTACACCGGCAACCTGACCCTGGACATGGATCAGCCACGTCGCTGGTTCAACGCTTCCACCGGTTACGGCACCCTTGGCTACGCGCTGCCCGCCGCCATGGGCGCGTGGTTGGGCAGCGCCGAAGCGGTGGCCGAGCGTGCGCCGGCGGTGTGCCTGATTGGCGATGGTGGGTTGCAGTTCACCCTGCCGGAGCTGGCCAGTGCAGTGGAGGCCCAGGTGCCGCTGATTGTCCTGCTGTGGAACAACCAGGGTTACGAGGAAATCAAGAAGTACATGGTCAACCGGGCTATCGAGCCGGTCGGCGTGGACATTCACACCCCGGACTTCATCGGTGTGGCGCGGGCGCTGGGCGCTGCGGCAGAGCATGTGGCCGATGTCGCCCAACTGCAGGCGGCCTTGGGGCAAGCCGTGGAGCGCAAGGGCCCGACCTTGATCCAGGTCGATCAGAACCAGTGGCAGGCGGTGGTCTGCGGGTGA
- a CDS encoding AraC family transcriptional regulator, which produces MTTATSIDPTLELQRQELAELIRRHAGDPHGPASAIADLYLVSYRENIRSVPSLAQPALCILAQGSKSLFLGDEQYAYDPLHYMVVSVTLPISGVKLDASPENPSLGLRLDLDPAEISQLIAESGPMLVPNLPSGRGLYVEKTDAQLLDALLRLVRLLDTPRDIAMLAPLIRREILYRLLRGPQGYRLYEIALANSQTHRVCQAITWLNQNFQLPLRIEDLAREVNLSTSTLHHRFKAVTSMSPLQYQKQLRLQEARRLMLNDGLEAAVAGYRVGYESPSQFSREYSRLYGAPPIRDVARLRASAG; this is translated from the coding sequence ATGACCACAGCCACTTCCATCGATCCGACCTTGGAACTGCAACGTCAGGAGCTGGCCGAGTTGATCCGTCGCCATGCCGGTGACCCACATGGTCCGGCCTCGGCCATCGCTGACCTGTATCTGGTCAGTTATCGGGAAAACATCCGCTCTGTGCCTTCGTTGGCGCAGCCGGCCTTGTGCATTCTGGCTCAGGGCAGCAAGAGCCTGTTCCTGGGTGACGAACAGTACGCCTACGACCCCCTGCATTACATGGTGGTGTCGGTCACCCTGCCGATCAGCGGCGTCAAGCTCGATGCAAGCCCGGAAAACCCAAGCCTGGGGCTACGCCTTGACCTCGACCCAGCCGAGATCAGCCAGCTGATCGCCGAAAGTGGGCCAATGCTGGTGCCCAACCTGCCATCAGGTCGCGGCCTGTATGTGGAAAAAACCGACGCTCAACTGCTCGATGCCTTGCTGCGTCTGGTCCGCCTGCTGGACACACCACGCGATATCGCCATGTTGGCGCCGCTGATCCGCCGCGAAATTCTCTACCGCCTGCTGCGTGGGCCGCAGGGCTACCGGCTGTACGAAATCGCCTTGGCCAACAGCCAGACCCACAGGGTCTGCCAAGCGATTACCTGGCTCAACCAGAACTTCCAGTTGCCGCTGCGCATCGAGGACCTGGCGCGGGAAGTCAACCTCAGCACGTCTACCCTGCACCATCGGTTCAAGGCCGTGACCTCCATGAGCCCCCTGCAGTATCAGAAGCAACTGCGTCTGCAGGAGGCGCGAAGGCTGATGCTCAACGATGGGCTGGAGGCTGCGGTGGCTGGGTACCGGGTGGGCTACGAAAGCCCGTCGCAGTTCAGCCGGGAATACAGCCGGCTGTATGGCGCGCCGCCAATCCGGGATGTGGCGCGGCTGCGAGCCAGTGCCGGCTGA
- a CDS encoding LysR substrate-binding domain-containing protein, producing the protein MKRLPPLPALHTFLVTAQHCNFTRAAQQLHITQGAVSRQIAGLEEHLGYALFQRQARGLSLTREGQDWLPRVQQVFALIEQGVREVGGRNATLQLKAPTCVMRWLLPRLMEWQALRPDIPVELTTTVHHGVDFRREGFDAAVVYGSLPNHGLRVRKLFDEQLTPVCAPSLLEGPVPLRQIEDLARHMLLHPSRDEHDWRLWLQAAGATFDPQGPKQHFETLDMAMAMASQGTGVAIGDWALIGDDLRSRRLCMPFGIKVTTGKGYYLVSQAKSLPAGLIELMDWLEERARQ; encoded by the coding sequence ATGAAACGTCTCCCGCCCCTCCCCGCCCTGCACACGTTTCTGGTGACGGCGCAGCACTGCAATTTCACCCGTGCGGCGCAGCAATTGCACATCACCCAAGGTGCCGTCAGCCGGCAGATTGCCGGGCTCGAGGAACATCTGGGCTATGCCCTGTTCCAGCGCCAGGCCCGCGGCCTGAGCCTGACCCGTGAAGGCCAGGACTGGCTGCCGCGAGTGCAACAAGTGTTTGCCCTGATCGAACAAGGCGTACGCGAGGTGGGCGGACGCAATGCAACCTTGCAGCTCAAGGCCCCGACCTGCGTGATGCGCTGGCTGTTACCGCGCCTGATGGAATGGCAGGCCTTGCGCCCGGACATACCTGTGGAGCTGACCACGACCGTGCACCACGGGGTGGATTTTCGCCGCGAAGGCTTCGACGCCGCAGTGGTCTACGGCAGTCTGCCCAACCATGGGCTGCGGGTGCGCAAGCTGTTCGACGAGCAGTTGACCCCGGTGTGTGCGCCTTCGCTGCTGGAGGGGCCTGTGCCGCTGCGCCAGATCGAAGACCTGGCGCGCCACATGCTGCTGCACCCCTCGCGTGACGAGCATGACTGGCGGCTATGGCTGCAGGCCGCCGGGGCAACCTTCGACCCCCAAGGCCCGAAACAACACTTCGAAACGCTGGACATGGCCATGGCCATGGCGTCCCAAGGAACCGGAGTGGCGATCGGCGATTGGGCACTGATTGGCGACGACCTGCGCAGCCGGCGTCTGTGCATGCCGTTCGGGATCAAGGTGACGACCGGTAAGGGCTATTACCTGGTGAGCCAGGCCAAAAGCCTGCCAGCAGGGTTGATCGAATTGATGGACTGGCTGGAGGAACGTGCGCGCCAGTGA
- a CDS encoding antibiotic biosynthesis monooxygenase family protein has product MTLRQPVTHLAFIRASSGRSAELGARLRDLLEPSLRTPGCLSFTVQRSQADADLWLLSGSWQDQQAMSGYFASPTLELFGELVQAQVVSSLDLHTFD; this is encoded by the coding sequence ATGACCCTACGACAACCGGTCACCCATTTGGCTTTCATCCGTGCCAGCAGCGGTCGTTCGGCTGAGCTGGGCGCACGCCTGCGCGATCTGCTGGAGCCGTCGTTGCGCACACCCGGCTGCCTGAGTTTCACGGTGCAACGCTCGCAGGCCGATGCCGACCTTTGGCTGCTCAGCGGTAGCTGGCAGGACCAACAGGCGATGAGTGGTTATTTTGCCTCGCCCACTTTGGAGCTGTTCGGTGAGCTGGTGCAGGCTCAGGTGGTCAGCAGCCTGGATCTGCATACCTTCGATTGA
- a CDS encoding flavin reductase family protein, producing MYYYEPAKGHGLPHDPFNAIVGPRPIGWISSQDSDGQLNLAPYSFFNAFNYIPPIIGFCSVGRKDSLNNIEQTGEFVWNLATRPLAEAMNQSCAAVPAQVNEFELSNLTATPSRIVKVPRVGESPVAFECKVSQIVQLKRADQELVPSWLILGEVVAVHIAEHLLKDGIYDTAAAEPILRGGGPADYFELGNLFKMVRPQVNG from the coding sequence ATGTATTACTACGAACCCGCAAAAGGCCACGGCCTGCCCCACGACCCGTTCAACGCCATCGTCGGCCCCCGCCCCATCGGCTGGATTTCCTCTCAGGACAGCGACGGCCAGTTGAACCTGGCGCCCTACAGCTTCTTCAACGCCTTCAACTACATTCCGCCAATCATCGGATTCTGCAGCGTCGGGCGCAAAGACAGCCTGAACAACATCGAGCAGACCGGGGAATTCGTCTGGAACCTGGCCACCCGCCCCCTGGCCGAGGCCATGAACCAGAGCTGCGCCGCAGTGCCCGCGCAAGTGAACGAGTTCGAATTGAGCAACCTGACCGCAACACCGTCGCGCATCGTAAAGGTGCCTCGGGTGGGTGAAAGCCCGGTGGCCTTCGAGTGCAAGGTAAGCCAGATTGTCCAGCTCAAGCGGGCAGATCAGGAGCTGGTGCCCAGCTGGTTGATTCTTGGCGAGGTGGTGGCGGTACACATCGCCGAGCATCTGCTCAAGGACGGCATCTACGATACCGCCGCCGCCGAGCCGATCCTGCGTGGTGGTGGCCCGGCGGACTACTTCGAGTTGGGCAACCTGTTCAAGATGGTCAGGCCCCAGGTAAACGGCTGA